CGATGCCTCGATGGACGCCGTGCTGAGCAGCGCCGTCCTCCACTTCGCGGACGACGAGGCGCACTTCGCGGCGATGCTCGACGAGATGTGGAGAGTGCTGCGGCCCGGCGGAATCTTCTTCGCGCGGCTCGCGTCGAGCATCGGGATGGAGGAGCGGGTGGAGCCGATCCAGGGGCGCCGCCATCGGCTTCCCGACGGCTCGGAGCGCTTCCTGGTGGACACGCCCTTTCTCGCGCATCACGCCGGCCGGCTCGGCGCCCTCCCGCTGGATCCGCTCAAGACCACCATCGTCCAGGATCTGCGCGCCATGACCACGTGGTGTCTGCGCAAGCCGGGCTGAAACGTGCTGCCGCCGGTTCGTCTTTGCGGCGGGGTTTGTGCAGTCCTGGCGGGCGGGGGTGGGTGAACGGAGCGGAGAAGAGGACGATGTCGCGAGCGTTCGTAAAGGAAGACGAAGGAGATGCAGTTCCCGGGCGCTTCATGCTGCCGCCGCGGGACGATCCGGGGTTCGACGCGGCGGCGGCGCGGGCGCTGCTGGAGGCCGCGCGCGACGCGAACACCCCCAGCGCCGAGGCCGCAACGGGGTACCGCTGGGGCGAGCCGAGGCTGCATCGCCACGTCCGCCGCCTGCTGCGCGAGGCCGAGGCGCTCCCCAAGGAGGAGCAGGACCTGCGCTACGTGCGCGTGGCGCGGCGCTTTCTGGGGCCCGCGTCGTAGCGCTAGCGGGCTTCCAGGGCGCGCAGGTGCTCGATCCCTTCAGGGAGGATGTGGACGCGCGGGCCGTGCGGAGGCTCCAGACGGCCGCCGCCGCCACGCTGGATCAGCCCCGCCGCACGAAGCTCGTCGATGATAGCGAGCGCCACCTCGTACGGCAGCCCCAGCTCGTCGCCGATGATCCCCACCGGCACCCAGCGGTTGGGATCCTCCTGCGACACGTCGGCGATGCGCCGCAGGAAGGCGTTGCGCCGCAGCTCGGATACCGTGTTCTGCACGTCGGTCCCCTCGGCCATCTCCGACATTTTGCCGCTCCCCGGTGGATGTTTGGAAACCATCCCGAGTGGGCAATCCGTGTGCCCCGGAGCGCGCCCGCGCGCACCCGGCGTGAACCGTGCGGAGGAGACGGCGCGAGGAGCCACGGCGGCCCGCGAGGAATCCACCTGTAACGGAACGATGCGGCACCACGACATTTCCGGCGGCAACCCGTGCCGATGAAAACGCCCACCCCCCCTCGCTCGCCCGAGACCGACGAGCTGCTGCGCACCCTGCAGCAGCGCGAGGAGTGGTTTCGTGCGGTCTTCGAGGGCTCCGCCATGGGGATCGCCGTGGTGGACATGAAGGGGCGCTTCATCGACGCGAACGCCGCCTTCCTGCGCATGGTGGGGCGCACCGCGGAGGAGATGAAGGAGCTCCCCTTCGCGTCGCTCGACCACGAGGACGACCAGGAGCGCGACAGCCGCCTCTTCCGGCGGCTGGTGGCGGGGGAGCTGGCGCACTACCAGCTCGAAAAGCGGTACGTCCGAAAGGATGGCACCGAGCTTACCGTGCGCCTGACCGCATCGGTGGTGCGCGACGCGGATGGAAAGCCGCGCTTCTGCGTCGCGATGGTGGACGACGTCACCCAGCGCACCCGCGCCGAGGCGGAGCGGGAGCTGCTGGAGGAGCGCCTCCGACACCTGGCGCTCCACGACCCGCTCACCGGCCTCCCTAACCGCGTGCTTCTGGCGGAGCGGATGCATGAGGCGTCGGAAACTCCGGAGGGGGAGCCGGGGAAGTGCGCGGTCCTCTTCCTGGACCTGGACCGCTTCAAGAACGTCAACGACTCGCTGGGCCACGGCGCCGGCGACGAGCTGCTGCGCCAGGTTTCCGCTCGCCTGGCCGCCTGCGCGCGCCCCGGCGACACGGTGGCGCGCTTTGGCGGCGACGAGTTCATCCTCTTCCTACCGCGCGTTTCCGGCAAGGAGGAGGCGCTCACGGTGGCGGGACAGGTGCGCGACGTTCTCGCCGCGCCGCTGGAGCTGGGGAGCTACCGTACGTACACCTCGGCCAGCATCGGCGTGGCGCTGGGGGACTGCCCCGGTGAGTCGCCGGACGAGCTGCTGCGCAATGCCGACATGGCGATGTACCACGCCAAGGCGGGTACCAGCGGCACCCACCTGGCCGTCTTCGACGCGTCGATGCACCGCGCCGTCGTCGAGCGCCTACGCCTGGAGACGGACCTGCGCGCCGCGCTGGAACGGGGCGAGCTGCGCCTCTACTTCCAGCCCATCGTGTCGCTGGACACGGGCGCCGTGGTCGGCGCCGAGGCGCTGGCGCGGTGGGAGCACCCTGTGCACGGCCCGGTGCCGCCGGACCGCTTCATCCTGCTGGCCGAGGACACGGGGCTGATCGGCGCGCTGGGGGCGTGGGTGCTGGACGAGGCAGCGCGGCAGATCGCGTGGTGGCGCGCCGAGCTTCCCGAGGCCGCGGAGCTGGAGGTGAGCGTCAACCTCTCCGCTCGCCAGCTGCGCGAGCCGGGGCTGGTGGATGCCGTGGCCGCCACCCTGCGCGAGCATCACCTTCCGCCAGGCGCCCTCAAGCTGGAGCTCACCGAGAGCTCGCTGGTGCAGGACCCCGCCGCCGCCGCGGTGGTGCTGCGCGCGCTCAAGAAGCGCGACGTGCAGGTGTACCTGGACGATTTCGGCACGGGCTACTCGTCGCTCAGCTCCCTGCACCGCCTTCCGCTCGACGCCCTCAAGATCGACCGCTCCTTCGTGGCGGGCCTCGACGGCGGCAGCACCGGCGCGCACAAGGGCGCGGAGATCGTGCGCACCATCGTCGCCCTCGCCCGCAGCCTGGGCGTGCGCGTCGTCGCCGAGGGCGTCGAGACCCGCGAGCAGCTCGCCGCCCTGCACGACCTCGGCTGCGACTTCGCCCAGGGCTACCTGATCGGCCGCCCCGTCCCCGCCGACAAGTTCGCCCAGTCGTTCCTGCAGGGGCGCGGCGAGAGCGAGCTGGTGGGGTGAGGCTGGTAGGGCCCCGGGACCAGAGCGAATGAATTCGCGGCTGGAACCACGCAAAGTCCGCCTGCGCGGACTCGGCCCCTGACGCCAGCGCGTACGAGCCGGCTTTAGCCGCCTTCGCGTAGTTCCAGCCGGGGGATTTATCCCCGGCGACCCGCCGCCGGACCCATCTTTGGCCCCCGGGACCGGTGTTACCTCCCCGCACCGATCTCGCCCCCCCAACCTGCGAAGGCAGGTTTCCCGCGGTTGTTG
This sequence is a window from Longimicrobium sp.. Protein-coding genes within it:
- a CDS encoding EAL domain-containing protein, whose protein sequence is MKTPTPPRSPETDELLRTLQQREEWFRAVFEGSAMGIAVVDMKGRFIDANAAFLRMVGRTAEEMKELPFASLDHEDDQERDSRLFRRLVAGELAHYQLEKRYVRKDGTELTVRLTASVVRDADGKPRFCVAMVDDVTQRTRAEAERELLEERLRHLALHDPLTGLPNRVLLAERMHEASETPEGEPGKCAVLFLDLDRFKNVNDSLGHGAGDELLRQVSARLAACARPGDTVARFGGDEFILFLPRVSGKEEALTVAGQVRDVLAAPLELGSYRTYTSASIGVALGDCPGESPDELLRNADMAMYHAKAGTSGTHLAVFDASMHRAVVERLRLETDLRAALERGELRLYFQPIVSLDTGAVVGAEALARWEHPVHGPVPPDRFILLAEDTGLIGALGAWVLDEAARQIAWWRAELPEAAELEVSVNLSARQLREPGLVDAVAATLREHHLPPGALKLELTESSLVQDPAAAAVVLRALKKRDVQVYLDDFGTGYSSLSSLHRLPLDALKIDRSFVAGLDGGSTGAHKGAEIVRTIVALARSLGVRVVAEGVETREQLAALHDLGCDFAQGYLIGRPVPADKFAQSFLQGRGESELVG
- a CDS encoding class I SAM-dependent methyltransferase produces the protein MSELRSRFGEIDIYLFDQLLKGRFDGVRTVLDAGCGAGRNLVYFLQNGFDVFGTDRDPDAIARVRRLAARLAPHAPADRFQHAAVEAMPVGDASMDAVLSSAVLHFADDEAHFAAMLDEMWRVLRPGGIFFARLASSIGMEERVEPIQGRRHRLPDGSERFLVDTPFLAHHAGRLGALPLDPLKTTIVQDLRAMTTWCLRKPG